The following proteins are co-located in the Apium graveolens cultivar Ventura chromosome 5, ASM990537v1, whole genome shotgun sequence genome:
- the LOC141659762 gene encoding uncharacterized protein LOC141659762 produces the protein MAESSNNHDHNENNQSQFNQDNPLHLQSSDSPGIKLVSKPFDGTGFSNWKRSITIALSARNKLGFPKPLSTAPSYKSWSRCNDMVISWLIGALSKTNGRSVIYSNSAHEMWLELEERYGVSSGAQLFGLHKELAEVSQGNSNVADYFTKMKMLWDDIDALCLIPVCSCGCSCGASQKLSKFQQDQRIIQFLMGLNESFNVMRGSILIRSALPSIGQVYSLLLQEETQREIHSTGHFFPDSASLNVSKSYGSGNYNQGGNNKRFQTDTKKLFCNYCKKQGHIIDKCYKLHGFPADFKFTKPKWMVANVEMSGQSTVYSQSVNPDNMSGPNQSAGSFIVTGNNGFTGFTPELCSQFMQFLKSAINVSSANFAGTISYLSSVACFSDSNTANWILDSGSSDHMCFQKKLFYSLTKLSQPITISMPNGQIISINFVSSVPITPEITIIEVLFVPHFKYNLLSISKLVKLLNCDVIFTIDNCYLQGHSLRKPMEIGDSQRGLYMLHSSPPFSAESSCLSNASFTTGNTSALVWHSRLGHLPLSKLKTFCNIDNASVSAISMCDICAKARQHKLPFSRSTIHSIAPFELIHVDLWGPYSISTYNKNKYFITIVDDFTRATWTHLLSCKSSAFDIIKQFIALVSTQFHYNVQKVRTYNALELVFPYVTPLTAKFIPLPIPENDISLPHSHTFSSDHTHSHTSSSDHTEHFKHNSSVISHDQTVDQTIDADNSSLPVRKPSRLSKLPAYLGDYAIDDEFTVLEANKIWSLVKLPPGKKPISCKWVFKVKQNSDGTIERYKARLVVRGYTQKAGIDYTETFSPVVKMTTIRCSVGTVVKKGWNMDHLDVNNAFLHGDLDEDVYMIPPPEVPNDMVVSQQKFTLDLLFEFSCDNAKPVTTPLDLIIKLFPNQGDLLTNSSKYRRLIGKLNFLGNSRPGLSFCVQHLSQFMSAPRQPHWEAALHVLRYLSYNPAQGLLFTNDSSYQFEALCDADWAACPNSRKSVSGFMVLMGCSLISWKSKKQHTVSLSSAEAEYRSL, from the exons ATGGCCGAATCATCAAATAATCATGATCACAATGAGAATAATCAATCTCAATTCAATCAAGATAATCCTTTACATCTTCAGTCTTCGGATAGTCCTGGAATAAAGCTAGTTAGTAAGCCTTTTGATGGCACTGGTTTCAGCAATTGGAAACGATCGATAACTATTGCTCTTTCAGCAAGAAATAAACTAGGTTTTCCTAAACCACTCTCTACAGCACCTTCTTATAAAAGCTGGTCTAGATGCAATGATATGGTCATATCTTGGCTTATTGGTGCGTTATCGAAGACAAATGGCCGTAGTGTCATATATTCAAACTCTGCTCATGAAATGTGGTTGGAATTAGAAGAACGATATGGTGTTTCCAGTGGTGCACAGTTATTTGGTCTTCATAAGGAACTTGCCGAGGTTTCTCAGGGAAATAGCAATGTAGCAGATTATTTTACGAAAATGAAGATGTTGTGGGATGATATAGATGCTTTGTGCTTAATTCCGGTATGTTCATGTGGATGCTCATGTGGTGCTTCTCAGAAATTATCCAAGTTTCAACAAGATCAGAGAATCATTCAATTCTTGATGGGTCTAAATGAAAGTTTCAATGTCATGAGGGGCTCTATTCTAATACGGTCAGCTCTTCCTTCTATTGGCCAAGTTTATAGTCTCTTACTTCAAGAGGAGACTCAGAGGGAGATACATTCTACTGGGCATTTTTTTCCAGATTCTGCTTCACTGAATGTATCCAAATCTTATGGTTCTGGAAACTATAATCAAGGAGGTAATAATAAAAGATTTCAGACTGATACCAAGAAATTGTTCTGCAATTACTGTAAGAAACAAGGACACATTATTGACAAATGTTATAAGTTGCACGGTTTTCCAGCTGACTTCAAATTTACCAAACCAAAATGGATGGTTGCAAATGTTGAGATGTCTGGACAGTCTACAGTCTATTCACAAAGTGTTAATCCTGATAACATGTCTGGACCTAATCAATCTGCTGGAAGTTTTATTGTTACAGGGAATAATGGTTTCACTGGATTTACTCCTGAACTTTGCTCTCAGTTTATGCAATTCCTAAAATCTGCTATCAATGTTTCTTCAGCTAATTTTGCTGGTACCATTTCTTATCTCTCTTCTGTTGCTTGTTTTTCTGATTCTAACACTGCTAATTGGATACTAGATAGTGGATCGAGTGATCATATGTGTTTTCAAAAGAAATTATTCTATTCTTTGACAAAATTATCACAACCCATCACTATATCGATGCCCAATGGTCAGATTATTAGTATTAATTTTGTTAGCAGTGTTCCAATCACTCCCGAAATAACAATCATTGAAGTTCTCTTTGTTCCACATTTTAAATACAATTTGCTCTCAATTAGCAAATTAGTTAAACTTCTGAATTGTGATGTCATATTCACTATAGACAATTGCTACTTGCAGGGCCATTCTCTGAGGAAGCCAATGGAAATTGGTGACTCTCAGAGGGGCCTTTACATGCTGCATTCTTCTCCTCCATTTTCTGCTGAATCTTCTTGTTTGTCAAATGCTTCTTTCACAACTGGGAACACTTCAGCCCTTGTCTGGCATTCAAGGCTGGGACATTTACCTCTCTCCAAGTTAAAAACTTTTTGTAATATAGATAATGCTAGTGTTTCTGCAATTTCAATGTGTGATATATGTGCTAAAGCAAGACAACATAAGCTTCCTTTTTCTCGCAGTACTATTCATTCCATTGCTCCATTTGAACTCATTCATGTAGACCTTTGGGGGCCATATTCAATTTCCAcatataataagaacaaatacTTCATTACCATTGTCGATGATTTTACACGTGCTACTTGGACGCATCTTCTTAGTTGTAAAAGTAGTGCGTTTGATATTATTAAACAATTTATAGCTTTAGTCTCTACTCAGTTTCATTACAATGTCCAAAAGGTCCGGACATATAATGCATTAGAATTGG TTTTTCCTTATGTCACACCACTGACTGCAAAGTTTATACCTCTTCCTATTCCAGAAAATGACATATCCTTACCTCATTCACACACTTTTTCATCTGATCATACTCATTCACACACATCTTCATCTGATCACACTGAGCATTTTAAACACAACTCCTCAGTTATATCACATGATCAAACTGTTGATCAAACTATTGATGCTGATAATTCTTCCTTACCAGTTAGAAAACCATCTCGGCTTTCAAAACTTCCAGCATATCTAGGTGATTAT GCTATTGATGATGAATTCACTGTCTTAGAGGCAAATAAAATATGGTCTCTTGTTAAGCTCCCTCCAGGAAAGAAACCTATATCCTGTAAGTGGGTATTCAAAGTTAAACAAAATTCTGATGGAACGATTGAGCGTTATAAAGCTCGTTTGGTTGTTCGTGGTTATACTCAAAAGGCAGGGATCGATTATACagaaactttctcaccagttgTTAAAATGACAACAATCAGGTGTTCGGTTGGTACTGTAGTAAAGAAAGGCTGGAACATGGACCATTTAGACGTTAACAATGCTTTTCTTCATGGAGATCTTGATGAAGACGTCTATATGATTCCTCCTCCAG AGGTTCCGAATGATATGGTTGTGTCTCAACAAAAATTTACTTTGGATCTTTTGTTTGAATTTTCTTGTGATAATGCTAAACCAGTAACTACACCTTTAGATCTTATAATCAAACTGTTTCCTAATCAAGGAGATTTGCTTACAAATTCATCAAAATATAGAAGATTAATTGGCAAATTAAATTTCCTCGGGAATTCAAGACCAGGTCTATCATTCTGTGTGCAACACTTGAGCCAGTTCATGTCTGCTCCTCGTCAACCACATTGGGAAGCTGCTCTTCACGTTCTTCGCTATCTCTCTTACAATCCTGCTCAAGGACTTTTATTCACCAACGACTCTTCCTATCAGTTTGAGGCACTTTGTGATGCTGACTGGGCTGCTTGTCCCAATTCAAGAAAATCTGTTAGTGGTTTTATGGTGTTAATGGGTTGTAGTCTCATTTCTTGGAAGTCCAAGAAACAACATACTGTCTCCCTGTCATCTGCCGAGGCAGAATATCGATCTTTATGA